One genomic segment of Brachionichthys hirsutus isolate HB-005 chromosome 13, CSIRO-AGI_Bhir_v1, whole genome shotgun sequence includes these proteins:
- the LOC137903140 gene encoding probable thiopurine S-methyltransferase isoform X2, translated as MTDVPAAQANRTVSLAEWEQRWHDNRTTFHLPEVHWLLKANIDKVINGRTGIRFFFPLCGKAVDMKWLADMGHSVVGVEISEKAIRQFFEENNMTYSEEPVPAIPGAMVYKNSEKNISIYQCDIYSFSSSIDGQFQGMWDRGGLVAINPKDREKYAALLTSLMAKGCRYLLLTLSYNAELYAGPPFSVQHEQVQSLFGTSCDLELLYSEEGMPDRRQKWGLDHLSEDMYLIAVRNTGN; from the exons ATGACCGACGTGCCGGCGGCGCAGGCAAACAGGACCGTTTCGCTCGCAGAGTGGGAGCAGAGGTGGCACGACAATAGGACCACCTTCCATCTGCCTGAAGTTCACTG gTTGCTGAAGGCAAATATTGATAAAGTTATCAATGGAAGGACTGGCATTCGCTTCTTCTTCCCTCTCTGTGGGAAAGCTGTTGATATGAAATG GCTGGCAGACATGGGCCATTCGGTGGTGGGGGTGGAGATATCCGAAAAGGCTATAAGACAGTTCTTTGAGGAAAACAACATGACGTACAGCGAGGAGCCGGTCCCCGCCATACCTGGAGCAATGGTTTACAAG AACTCTGAGAAGAATATCTCCATCTATCAGTGTGACATATACAGTTTCTCCAG TTCCATTGATGGTCAGTTCCAGGGCATGTGGGACCGAGGCGGCCTCGTGGCCATCAACccaaaagacagagaaaa GTACGCCGCTCTTCTCACCTCTCTCATGGCTAAAGGCTGCAGATACCTCCTGTTGACACTTTCGTACAATGCCGAGTTATACGCAG gtcCTCCCTTTTCTGTGCAGCACGAACAAGTACAAAGTCTGTTTG gGACCAGCTGTGATCTCGAGCTGCTATATTCAGAGGAAGGAATGCCAGACAGACGTCAAAAGTGGGGCCTGGACCACCTGAGCGAAGATATGTACCTCATTGCTGTAAGGAACACTGGAAACTGA
- the LOC137903140 gene encoding probable thiopurine S-methyltransferase isoform X1: MRAAGFTFGALWLVSCLAAANIRANMTDVPAAQANRTVSLAEWEQRWHDNRTTFHLPEVHWLLKANIDKVINGRTGIRFFFPLCGKAVDMKWLADMGHSVVGVEISEKAIRQFFEENNMTYSEEPVPAIPGAMVYKNSEKNISIYQCDIYSFSSSIDGQFQGMWDRGGLVAINPKDREKYAALLTSLMAKGCRYLLLTLSYNAELYAGPPFSVQHEQVQSLFGTSCDLELLYSEEGMPDRRQKWGLDHLSEDMYLIAVRNTGN, translated from the exons ATGCGTGCTGCGGGTTTTACATTCGGAGCGCTGTGGTTGGTTTCCTGTCTGGCTGCTGCTAA CATTCGGGCAAACATGACCGACGTGCCGGCGGCGCAGGCAAACAGGACCGTTTCGCTCGCAGAGTGGGAGCAGAGGTGGCACGACAATAGGACCACCTTCCATCTGCCTGAAGTTCACTG gTTGCTGAAGGCAAATATTGATAAAGTTATCAATGGAAGGACTGGCATTCGCTTCTTCTTCCCTCTCTGTGGGAAAGCTGTTGATATGAAATG GCTGGCAGACATGGGCCATTCGGTGGTGGGGGTGGAGATATCCGAAAAGGCTATAAGACAGTTCTTTGAGGAAAACAACATGACGTACAGCGAGGAGCCGGTCCCCGCCATACCTGGAGCAATGGTTTACAAG AACTCTGAGAAGAATATCTCCATCTATCAGTGTGACATATACAGTTTCTCCAG TTCCATTGATGGTCAGTTCCAGGGCATGTGGGACCGAGGCGGCCTCGTGGCCATCAACccaaaagacagagaaaa GTACGCCGCTCTTCTCACCTCTCTCATGGCTAAAGGCTGCAGATACCTCCTGTTGACACTTTCGTACAATGCCGAGTTATACGCAG gtcCTCCCTTTTCTGTGCAGCACGAACAAGTACAAAGTCTGTTTG gGACCAGCTGTGATCTCGAGCTGCTATATTCAGAGGAAGGAATGCCAGACAGACGTCAAAAGTGGGGCCTGGACCACCTGAGCGAAGATATGTACCTCATTGCTGTAAGGAACACTGGAAACTGA